The proteins below are encoded in one region of Uloborus diversus isolate 005 unplaced genomic scaffold, Udiv.v.3.1 scaffold_768, whole genome shotgun sequence:
- the LOC129233878 gene encoding uncharacterized protein LOC129233878 — protein MALMTVQFRPMTALKGKDAGEGVGEAAGRVGGGSGSDFTPTHSRFRRFYGGGPGGFGGPGGYGGEGPGGYGNYGGGGPGGYGNYGGGGPGGYGGYGADAGAAPPAADPAPSGGGGGGTSSGHRTITNTISGGYGGYSANGYPSPADSVGYQFRRPMPGNRWFPQR, from the coding sequence gTTTCGGCCGATGACGGCATTAAAGGGAAAAGATGCAGGTGAAGGAGTTGGAGAGGCTGCCGGTAGAGTCGGAGGAGGTTCTGGTTCGGACTTCACACCTACACACTCCAGATTCCGCCGTTTCTACGGTGGAGGCCCTGGTGGTTTTGGAGGACCTGGCGGTTATGGCGGTGAAGGCCCTGGTGGTTATGGAAACTATGGCGGTGGAGGTCCTGGTGGTTATGGAAACTATGGCGGTGGAGGTCCTGGTGGTTATGGAGGCTATGGTGCTGATGCTGGTGCTGCTCCTCCTGCTGCTGATCCAGCTCCTAGTGGTGGTGGTGGAGGTGGGACTTCTAGTGGCCACAGGACCATAACAAACACTATCAGTGGCGGCTATGGAGGCTATAGTGCTAACGGTTATCCTAGCCCCGCTGACTCTGTAGGTTACCAATTCAGGAGGCCAATGCCCGGCAATCGTTGGTTTCCTCAACGCTAA
- the LOC129233879 gene encoding ctenidin-3-like: MTALVGRAAGDEVREAVGTGAEDAGTHFTPRHSRVRRFYAGGGGPGGYGEYGGWGPGGPGGYGGGGGPVGYGGYGCGGGAGWYGGYGSGGPGGPGSFDGGGGILGYGGYGADAGNAGGAGGAGGAGTPADAGGAGAPGGAGGSGGSAGHRTVTSVISGGYGGYSAGDAYGYPGAYAVGYQFRRPMPGNPWFPQR, encoded by the coding sequence ATGACGGCATTAGTGGGACGAGCTGCAGGTGATGAAGTTAGAGAAGCAGTCGGTACAGGTGCAGAAGATGCTGGTACGCACTTCACACCTAGACACTCCAGAGTCCGCCGCTTCTACGCTGGTGGTGGAGGTCCTGGCGGTTATGGAGAATATGGCGGTTGGGGACCTGGTGGTCCTGGTGGTTATGGTGGCGGTGGAGGCCCCGTTGGTTATGGAGGTTATGGTTGCGGTGGAGGCGCTGGTTGGTATGGAGGCTACGGCAGTGGAGGCCCTGGTGGTCCTGGCAGTTTTGATGGCGGTGGAGGCATTCTCGGTTATGGAGGCTATGGTGCTGACGCCGGTAATGCCGGTGGTGCTGGTGGTGCGGGTGGAGCTGGAACTCCTGCTGATGCTGGTGGCGCTGGAGCTCCTGGTGGTGCTGGTGGAAGTGGAGGTTCTGCTGGCCACAGGACCGTGACAAGTGTCATAAGTGGCGGTTATGGAGGCTATAGTGCTGGTGACGCTTACGGTTATCCTGGCGCTTACGCTGTAGGTTACCAATTCAGGAGGCCAATGCCCGGCAATCCTTGGTTTCCTCAACGCTAA